Within the Polaribacter pectinis genome, the region AAAGAGAATTATTTATATTTTGAATGGAAATATAATATCAAAAAAGGATTTTGAGGAAATAAACGAAAACAAAATAGTAGAAATTGAAACTTTAAAAGAAAAAAAAATAATAGAGAGATTTTCAACAGAGAACTATGAAGAATTGATTTATGTTATTACGAAACAAGAAACTGAAAAAATAAAGCCAGTTGCCAACACCGTATAAAAAAAATTGCTAAATTAGTGCTTAACCAAAGGCAGTTGCATTTTTGCCAACTTCTGAATTTCCTTCGGAAATTCCTCGCTGACAAAACCGCAACTTTTCTTATACAACAACGTTGGCAATAATAGATGAAAATCGTTATGAATTAATATTTTGTTAATATTAATCTGATTTCAAATTTAAAAAATATATTTTTGTATTTTTATATAAATTAAATTATTATATTTAAGTATAATGAATAAAATAAAAAGTAAATACATATTTAAAGATAGTTACAACCCTAAATATGTTAACGGAGCTCAAGGAGGTATTAGTCCTCAAGGGGAAATTGTAATAAATTTCTACTTAGAAAGAAACGCTCTTCCAATTTCTCAAACCTATCAAATAGAAAATGATAAAGTTGCACCAAAAGAAATTGAATCTGAGCCATCTGATTTAAATAATAGCTTTGTAAGAGTTATCGAAAATGGAGTGATAATGAATTATCAATCAGCTAAAGAAATTTATAAATGGTTGGGGAATAATATTGAAAAACTAGAAAAACTAGAAGATTTAGCTAAAGGGAAAAAATAATATCAATGGATACAACTGATATAATTAAACGTACAATGATTATTAGCTTAGGACTTACCATGACTAATTCAACTGAATCTGAAAGGTTTTTCATTCCTTCTGATTTAGAAACTCACAGTATAGTTAACACAACATCATTACCATCCTCAACAAGATTTAATAATTCTCATAGATTTTCTTTAGAGCAATTAAAACTTAATAAAAGAAAATTAAACAGTTTGAAACACTTGCAAGAAGACTGGAATGGATATAATGGTGAAACTATTGAAGACTCTCTAATTTCTGATATTGAGAATTTAATTTCGACTTTAGATTATCAGCCACAAATTTTCCCAACAGGTAGAGGTTCTATACAAATTGAAAAATATTTAAATGACGAAAATCTAGTGGAAATTGAAATATCTTCAAATGAAATTTTTGTATACCAAGTAAAAAACGGAGAAGAAATTGAAAAAGAAATTTCAATTTCAGAAATAAATGATTTTATTAGTGAGCTTTACACCTAAAAAATTAAATAACTCAATAAATAATAATGAATTCTTATATCGTGGAATCATTGAAATTAATTGGGATTTTCAAAACAATAGACCTAGTTCTGCCACATTCAAAGATTCAAAAGGTGTTTCAGTTGATAGAGAAGCAGATAGAACTGAAAAAGAATGCATTGACTTTCTGAAAAGTAGTAAAGATTTTTTTTCAATTTGTAAGGTAAAAGCTGAAAGTGTACGCAATAGAAATGGTATAATAAAATATCTTCCAATAGAAAAAAATATATATCATTCAGAAATACACGATTCCGAAGAAAGAGTACAAATGAGAGGCAGTAAGCCAAAGAAAATTAGAGACGAATCTATAGTTGTTTATAATAAATAACTACTATTGCCAACACCGTATAAACTTTATTGCTAGCTTTTTGCCTACTTGCGAAAAACCTCACGGATTTTCTTTGTTTGTGTTTTATTTACTAACTTTAGTGTTTGTAACTCGCAACAAAGCTTATACAAACACGTTGGCAACAAGCACAAAACTGAACTCTGAAAAATGACGAAATTAAAAAGTTACATAATATTAATTCTGATTTTGATAAGTGTTTCTTGTAGTCAGAAAAAATCAAACAAAACTGATTTAGAAAATTATATTGAGTCAATTAAAGAAAAAAATTCATTAACTGAAAATCCTTTAATTCTTATTGACGGTTACATCAGAGAATATGAATTAATGAATACCGAACAAATTTTATTATTAGAAGACGATATTTTGAGCGTAAAATATTTTGAAAAGGAAAAATCTTTAAAAATATTTGGAGAAAGTGGGAAAAACGGAGCAATATTTATATCAACATTAAATCAAATAATAGCGGTTGATGATATTAATCCTGAAAAGAGAATTATTTATATTTTGAATGGAAATATAATATCAAAAAAGGATTTTGAGGAAATAAACGAAAACAAAATAGTAGAAATTGAAACTTTAAAAGAAAAAAAAATAATAGAGAGATTTTCAACAGAGAACTATGAAGAATTGATTTATGTTATTACGAAACAAGAAACTGAAAAAATAAAGCCAGTTGCCAACACCGTATAAAAAAAATTGCTAAATTAGTGCTTAACCAAAGGCAGTTGCATTTTTGCCAACTTCTGAATTTCCTTCGGAAATTCCTCGCTGACAAAACCGCAACTTTTCTTATACAACAACGTTGGGTTTAATTAAAAAAATGAAAAGAGAAGAACATTTAGAATTTTGTAAAATATGTAGGAATCGTGAATTTGACTTTCACAAAGGATTACTATGTGGTTTAACAAATGAACTTGCAAATTTTGAGAATAACTGTGAAACTTTTGAAAAAGATAATGAAGCTGAAGAAGTTGAGTTTTTAAGCAAAATGGAAAATACTGGAGATCATATAAGTGGAGATGACTTTGACTTTAAAAAAAATAAAAGTAAAGGCTTTGACAAAATGGCTTTAGGAATAGTTTTAACGGCTGTATCTTTCTTTATATCTGATTATACAGGAGTTTATGTTGTTACATTTGGAATTATTGCATACGGATATAGACAACATTCAAGAGGTGTTGAACAAGAAAAAATTTTTATGAAGGAAAAAGAAAAAAGTGAGAAAGGAAAAAACTAAACCCAACACCGTGTAAAAAAAATTGCTGGTAAAAGCCTACTTACGAAAATCCTCTCGGATTTTCTTGGTTCGTGTTTTATTTACTAACTTTATTGCTTAAACCACGCAACTTTTCCTACACAACAACGTTACCCAACATTTGAGAAATGAAACCTGGAATTGAAATAACAGACACTGAATTAAAATTTACGGAGTTTTCCTCGAAAGAAATTGGATTAGCGAAATATTGCAAATCATTTAGCTTAAATCTGAATGAAATAAAATTAATCGGAATTAGTCCGAGACTTGCTTTAGACGATGAATCGATTTTTTTACTCATCATTGACAAATCAGAAAAAATATATCCTATTCCTGACAAGATTATTGGAACAAAAGGATTGGAGAAATTTGAAAAGCATTTTGATTTAAGTTCTATCCAAAGTGAATGGGAAAAATTTGAATACGATGACCATCATGGAAAAATGGATAAAGTCGTTTATCCGAAAGAAAAATATTGGAATGACTTGTTTGAAAAAGATTGGAAATTGAGAATTAGAACTCTTTATAGTTGGGCTCAACCGAAATCATTTTATGGAAATCTGAATAAAAAAAACGTTGGGTAACAACGTATAAAAATAATTGCTAATTTAGGCTTAAACAAAGGTAGTTGCGTATTTGCTACATCTGAATTTCCTTCGGAAATTCCTCGCACGCAAACACGCAACTATTCTTATACAAGACCGTTGTGCATAATGCGGAAATTCGTGCAAAGTATTTAAATTAGTGCTAAAAAAGCCAACGTGAAAACAGCACATTTATTTTTTTTGCCAACGCGAAAAGCCAACCGAAAAAAAATAAAAGAGCTGTTTCTTGCAAACGCTCAAAACGAAATAAAACGAAAAAAAGAATGCTGAATAAAATTGTAATCATAAACTCTGAACTTTACGCCAAAGCAAGTATTCACATCGGAGAAAGTTCGAGTATTCAAATTACAGCTGAAAATAATGTTGGAAAAAGTTCTTTCATTAACGCACTTAATTTCTTATACATTACAGATAAAGACCAAATGCGATTTGAAGACGACAGAAAATTGTCCGATTCAATGAAGCATTATTTTGATGGAACTAGCTTACATAGTTTTATAATCTTTGAAATACTAAAAAATGGCTACTACTCTATTCTTGTAAAAGCTACACCCGAAAACACTATAGAATATTATAAAATTACAGGAGAATATGATGAATCTTGCTTTGTAGAAACAAACAATGGAAAATTTAAAGCAAGAAGATGGAATAATGTTCTTCAATTACTTACGCTTAAAAACCCAACTGATGTTCCTGTTAAACTTTCAAATGAAGAATTATATAATTTGGTTTACAATTCTGATAAGAATAAAAATCCTGTTGTTTGGCTTAAAAAAAATGTAAAAAGAAACGGAAGAAAATCTTTCTCAAATAATTTCACAGATATTTATAGACACCTAATTAGAACTAGTGATATTAATGAAAAGTCATTTAAAAATGCTCTTTTAGTAGCAGATGGTCAACAACACATTCCTTTAAATGTACTTTCCAGTACTAGTTTTGAAAAAATTGAAGAGTTTGAGAAAAAGAAAACACATCTTCAACATTTAATTTCGATTAAAACAGATTTCGAAAAGCTAAAACTACTTAATGACGAATTTATAAGTCAAGAATCAATTTTAGGTAAATTAAAAAATACGTTTCTAAAAAAATTCAATACAGTTGAGCAAGAATTAACTGATAAAATAAATGATAATAGTGAACTTTCTATTTCTATAAAAGATTTACAAATCAAAATAGATGTAAACTTAACAAAAGAAAGAGACACTTTAATAAGTTCTAAAACAACGTTAGAAAACAAAAGTATAGCACTTGTAAATGAAAACAAGTTAATATCTATAGAGTTAGACGAGCTAAAAGAATACGAACCAACTAATGACAATTTACTTTATCAAGGTTTAAAGAGTAATTTAAAGGACGAAGAAAAAAAACATACTGATTTAGTCTCTAAACTAAGTCAATTGGAACGAAGTAAATTTACTGAAAGAGAAATTTTAGATGCTATTAGAAATCTAAAAACTAATATTGATAAAAAAGAAAATGCGATTAAACGCTTTGACAATTTATTATATCAGAACATTTCTAAAGATGAAGAAACAATCAAAAAGATTTATACTTTTTTAAATCGAGATATAGCGGAACTTGATAAATCAAAAATTATAAAAGAAATTACAAATTCCGATTTCCCTTTACAGTTTTTTGACGGCTTAATAGATGTTGCAGATGTTGAGATAAAGAAAGAGCTTCCTACAATCAAAAACCTTCAAGAAGAACTCTTAGTTAAAGAAAAAGAGTTAATTGAAAAAAAATCTCAATTACAAATTGTACAAAATAGAAAAGGTGTTGAAAAGGAAATTCAAGCATTAAGCAATTCGATTAAAACCAATTCAGAATTTCTAAAAAGAATTGACAAAAAACCTGAATTAAAACTCAAAAGTGAAAGTAACGACAAGGAAATTGGAGTTCTTAAAAAAGAACTAAAAGATAATGCTCAAAAAATAATAGATAAAGATTTAGAAATTGGCAAAACAAAAAATGCCTTATCACTAAAAATAAAAGAAAGGGCTAAATACAAAGATGATTTAACGAATATTAAGAAACAATATCAGGAAATATTAGATTCAACAGATATTTATGAAATTGAAGAAATTTTAGATGTTGAATTTGAAAAAATATCTGAAAATTTTCAATCAAGATATAAAAAATTTCTACGCATTAAAGAGAATAGAAATAATCTCAAAAATGATTTACACAACGTTTTGAAAATGGATGTGAAAGACATTAAAAAATTCATTCGAGATGTAGATGAAGAAATGGTAAACATTCCACAAACCGAAAAAGTTATAAATAACCTTTTAGATACACTATCACACGAAATTGGAAGTCCAACACATTCTTTCATTACACAATACAATGATTTTAAAACTTTTGTTTCGAGAAGTTATAACCAAAGATTAGCAGAATATCCTATTTCAAATATTCAGAGTGTTAAAGTAAAGATTGATGATAATACTGATTTAATTAAAGATTTAGAAAAAATCTCTCAACTCAAATTCTCAGACGGTTTAGACTTTGATAATGCAAATTCAGAATCAAAAGAAGCATTACAAAGACAATTAACAAATAGTAATGGTAAAGCAATTAACATAGTTGATTTATTTAAAATAAATGTAGAAATAACAAAAGTTACTGGTAAAACTGAAACTATAGACCTTTCTAAACAAGTGCAATCAAGAGGAACTAATATTGTTTTAAAACTATATTTATTCTTAAATATTCTAAAAGAATTAGTTCACAATAACACCGAAAACCGTACCATAATTTATGTAGACGAACTTGATGCTATCGGTCAAAAAAACGTCAAGCATTTAATACAGTTTTGTAAAGCAAATCATTTTGTACCAATTTTTGCAGCACCTAGAAAAGTTGAAGGAATTGAAAAATATTATTTATTAAAAGAACCTCAAACAGATTCGAAAAATAAAAGAAAAAAGATTTCATTTGGCGAACTACAATCGTTCCCAGTAATTTATCGTGATGCAGAATAAGACTTTTTATAACTTCATATTAAAAATTTTAGAAGAGGGAAAAATTAACGCTTCCTCTATTAGTGCGTCTGTTAAAAAAAGTGGCGACTTTAAAACTTTACTTAATGGTAATTTTATTTCCTATTCGCAAGCTGTTACAGGTGGTGGAAGTTATATTTTAAACGATAAAGAAAATTTGCAACTATTTTTCAGAAGCAAGTTTCCTAAAGAACTTCAAGATAGTTATTCTGCTGTTGGCAATATTGGAACATATAGAAATACAAAAACAGGAAAAAGAAAGAGTCAAAATATAATCTTAGTAAGAGGTTTTAAAAATATTAAGATAAATTCTGAAATTGTAGATTTAGAAAAATCAACTAATTTATTTGGTGCTTTTAGTGCTCAAGTAAATAATTTAGAAACAGATAAAATTTGTATTGTAGAAAATTTAGATTCATTTTTGTTATGTGAAAAAGTAATTGATAATGATTTTGTGTTTATCCATACTTATGGTGGTTTAGGAAAATCCATTTTAAATAAGTTAAAAACAAAAAAAGTTCTTATTTTTCCTGATTACGACTACAAAGGATTGCAAAACTATTTGATGGTTAAAAAAGTCTTTCCAAATGCAGAGATATTTATTCCATCGAATTACGAAATACTTTTTAATACATTTTCAAGAACAATTAAAACAAAACAAGGAAGAGAGCAAAACCCAAGTAAAGAAGTAAAAGAATCGACTGACGAGAATGTTGTAAAAATCAGGACAGACATTTATAAAACTAAACGATTTTTAGAACAACAAGCATTATTTGTAAAAATATAAAGATGATTAAGTTATCAGGTAAATACATATTAAAATTTCTGCAAAATCATTATGAATTTGTACAGGAAGCTTTTAACTCTAGTAAGCCAGACTTTATTATAGATAGCGATATTCTTGAAAAATTAATTGAAGAATATAATATCAGTAATGACCCAAAGATTTCAATAACAAAGCTAATTGATGTTAAGTTTTGCAGACAGCTTCCAACAAAAGACTATAAATTAGATATTCACTATACTTCTTTTTTACAATTTATTTTTGATGATTTCACGCTTGATTTACCTCAAACTTTAAAAGATAGATACAGGACTATTTTTGAGCTATTTACAGAATTAAAAACAACAGAAAAGCCTAACAAAATAATTGTTCTTATTCAAAGTATCATAACTGTAATTGATGTATTTCTAAATGATATTCATAGACAAACCCAAAGACTATTAAGCGACACAGAATCATTAAAAGTAAATGCGGATGAATATTCTGATTTATCAAAAAGATTAGAAAAAGCAGTTTTTTGGATTGACGAATACATTGAACCACTTAATAAGATTTTAGAAAAAGGACATCCTGAATCATTTTATTCTGCTCTTGTTGAAATCCAAAAATATACCAGCGAAAAACAATATGTTGCCAGCAGTTTTAAGCTAAAGAGAGAATATAAAAAACTTTATGGTTCTGTAATTTACGCTCGCACAGAATTAGACCATAATTTACAAAAACTAACAAGAGAATTAAGACCACTATTAGATAGAATTAAAAGCGATTCTATCATTTTAAGTGGATTTTATCATTTTGTGGAAAATGTAGATTATCCAGAAAATTATATTATACCATTACCTAAACCTATTAAGAAAATCAAAGGAAGTGCTATATTCAAAGGATTTCATAGTGAAGCAGAATTTTTTGTAGACCAATTCATTTACAAAACTTCTGACATTTATTATGAAGAGCAGATTGAAGAACAAGAATGGCTTCCAGATTCAACATATTTTAAAGAACAAATATTAAAAGAAGATAAAATTGAAGATTTTTATTTGTGGTGTTTTGATGCTTTAAAAAAACATACTGATGAGATTACATTATCGAAATATTTTTCTATTACCAATCTTTTATTAGAAGAAGATTTGGTGGCTGAATACAGAGAAGACGATAGAATTACAATTGAGTTAAAAGACGCTTCTATAAAAATACCTAAAGTACGAGTTTATGAAAGAGTATCCAAGTGAGCATAAAAAAATAGTTAATGAATTATTAGACGGAAAATTCATTATTTCACCAAGTCCATTGTTTTACACATTACAGGAACTTGAAGATGAATACACAGAGTTTTTCGAAAAATCATTTAATTTCAAATTAAATATTGAAGCGGATTTTAGTTACTTATCTTCTAATGAAGTAAACGAAAAAAGAACACGTGATTTTACTTTATTTCTAGCCATACTTTCAAGAGAATTAGATTATTCTGGCAAGAATTTTCGAGATAAAATAGAAGTAGGTTCGTTTGATATTAGCGAAACTGAAGAATTATTAAGACAGTCTAGTAAGTGGGAGATTTTAGAAAAAACTACAGTTTCCGAATTTGATAAATTTATTAAGACTTGGAGAAGTAAGAATTTAATTGTAATTGATGGTAATAAATTCAAATTTACAAAAGCTGTAAAG harbors:
- a CDS encoding DUF3467 domain-containing protein, which produces MNKIKSKYIFKDSYNPKYVNGAQGGISPQGEIVINFYLERNALPISQTYQIENDKVAPKEIESEPSDLNNSFVRVIENGVIMNYQSAKEIYKWLGNNIEKLEKLEDLAKGKK
- a CDS encoding condensin complex protein MksE, with amino-acid sequence MKEYPSEHKKIVNELLDGKFIISPSPLFYTLQELEDEYTEFFEKSFNFKLNIEADFSYLSSNEVNEKRTRDFTLFLAILSRELDYSGKNFRDKIEVGSFDISETEELLRQSSKWEILEKTTVSEFDKFIKTWRSKNLIVIDGNKFKFTKAVKLFFTFAMEIAEEKLKEKTEDEKAKA
- a CDS encoding DUF2220 family protein; the encoded protein is MQNKTFYNFILKILEEGKINASSISASVKKSGDFKTLLNGNFISYSQAVTGGGSYILNDKENLQLFFRSKFPKELQDSYSAVGNIGTYRNTKTGKRKSQNIILVRGFKNIKINSEIVDLEKSTNLFGAFSAQVNNLETDKICIVENLDSFLLCEKVIDNDFVFIHTYGGLGKSILNKLKTKKVLIFPDYDYKGLQNYLMVKKVFPNAEIFIPSNYEILFNTFSRTIKTKQGREQNPSKEVKESTDENVVKIRTDIYKTKRFLEQQALFVKI